The nucleotide window ACACGGCATGGAAGCCGCGGCCGAGAACGCGCGAGGGCATCCACCCCCTGCACCAGGCATACCCCAGCGAATGCCCACAGAGAAGTGAGGAGAAGCCGTGCAGTTCCACCACTACGGCTACGTGTCCGAAGACCCGAACGTCCAGCCCGCAGCGGGCGTCGGCCTGAACCGTTCGCCCGAGCTGCCCGACGAGATGGACGTCCTCATCGTCGGGGCCGGCCCCGCCGGCGTGATCGCCGCCGCCCAGCTCGCGCAGTTCCCGAACATCGACACCCGGATCATCGACCGCCGCGACGGCCGCCTGCCGATCGGGCAGGCCGACGGCATCCAGGCGCGAAGCGTCGAAACCTTCCAGGCCTTCGGCTTCGCCGAACGCATCATCGCCGAGGCCTACCGCATCACCGAGATGGCGTTCTGGAAGCCCGACACCGACCACCCCGAGAACATCGTGCGCACCGCCCGGCCCGCCGACGACCCCTCCGGCGTCAGCGAGTTCCCGCACCTCATCGTCAACCAGGCCCGCGTGCTCGACTACTACAGCGAGGTCGCCGCGAACGGCCCGGCCCGCCTCACGACCGACTGGGGCTGGAACTTCGTCTCCCTCGAGATCGGCGAAGGCGAATACCCCGTCGCCGTCACCCTCGAGCGCACCGCCGGCGAAGACGCCGGCACCCCCGCCGGCACCCGCCGCACCGTGCACGCCAAGTACGTCATCGGCGCCGACGGAGCCCACTCCGGCGTCCGCGACTCCATCGGCGCCAAGCACATCGGCGGCGTCTCGCAGCACGCCTGGGGCGTCATGGACGTGCTCGCCAACACCGACTTCCCCGACATTCGCACCAAGTGCGCCATCCAGTCGCACGACGGCGGCAGCATCCTGCACATCCCCCGCGAGGGCGGCTACCTCTTCCGCATGTACGTCGACCTCGGCGAGGTCGCCCCCGACGACAACGGGGCCGTGCGCAAGACCTCCATCGACGAGATCATCGCCCGCGCCAACCAGATCATGCACCCCTACACGGTCGATGTGAAGAACGTCGCCTGGTCGAGCGTCTACGAGGTCGGCCACCGCGTCACCGACCGCTTCGACGACGTGCCGGTGGATGCCGCGGGCACCCGCACCCCGCATGTCTTCATCACCGGCGACGCCTGCCACACCCACAGCGCCAAGGCCGGCCAGGGCATGAACGTCTCGATGCAGGACGGCTGGAACATCGCCTGGAAGCTCGCGCACGTGCTCGACGGCCGCGCCCCCGAGTCGCTGCTGTCGACCTACTCCGCCGAGCGCCAGGTCGTCGCGCAGAACCTCATCGACTTCGACCGCGAATGGTCGACCCTCATGGCCAAGCGCCCCGAGGAGTTCGAGAACCCCTCCGAGCTCGAGGACTTCTACGTGCGCACGGCCGAGTTCCCCGCCGGCTTCATGACCGAGTACACGCCGTCGATGATCGTCTCGGGCGAGGCCGAGCAGGCCCTCGCGACCGGCTTCCCCCTCGGCAAGCGCTTCAAGTCGGCCCCCGTCGTCCGCGTCGGCGACGCCAACCCCGTCCACCTCGGCCACCACCACCGCGCCGACGGCCGCTGGCGCGTCTACGCCTTCGCCGACGCCCCCGTGGCCGGCGCGCCGTCGAAGCTCGGCGCATGGGCCGACTGGATGCTCACCTCCCCCGAGTCGCCGCTGGCCGCCCACACCCCCGAGGGCGCCGACCTCGACAGCGTCTTCGACGTCAAGGTCGTCTACCAGCAGCAGCACCCCGAGGTCGACCTCGGCGCCGTGCCGGCGGTGTTCCTGCCGAAGGTCGGGCCGTTCCAGATCACCGACTACGAGAAGGTCTACGCGACCTCCCCCGAGGAGGACATCTTCGAGTCCCGCGGCATCTCGCGCGAGGGAGCCGTCGTCGTCGTCCGCCCCGACCAGTACGTCGCGCACGTGCTGCCGCTGACCGCGACCGCCGAACTGGCCGCCTTCTTCGAGGGCGCCCTGCTGCCGCGCCGCGCCGCCGTGGGCGCATAGCGCGCAGCCGCCGGTGCGGGGTCGCCCCTTCGGGGGCGGCCCCGCTTCCGTGTGCGGTGGAGCCTCCATCCACCGGGCACACCGCTCCGCGGCATCCACCCGGCACCCGCTCCGCGGCATCCACCCCCGCCTGCGCTGCCGTGTCTGCGCAATGCAGGAACCCGCACGGCGTGTCGCCCCCTCCCATGCGGCGCGCGGCCCCGCGACACGATCGCGCTCCTGCATTGCGCATTCCCTCACTCCGGCATGCTGCGCAGCCGCATCCACCCGGCACCGCGGCATCCACCCCCGCGCCGCGGCATCTACCCCACCTACGCCGCCGCTTCTGCGCTGCCGTGTCTGCGCAATGCAGGAACCCGCACGGCGTGTCGCCCCCTCCCATGCGGCGCGCGGCCCCGCGACACGATCGCGCTCCTGCATTGCGCAGTCCGCGGTGCGGTGAGCGCAGTCCGCAGTACGGTGAGCGCAGTCCGCGGGTCGGTGAGCGCAGTCCGCGGGGCGGTGAGCGCTGGCGGCAGGGGCGGCGCGAGCAGAGGGCGGCGCGGGTGCGGCGAGTGGATGCCGGCAGCAGCGCCTCTCAGGCGCCGTAGGCGCGGGCGATCGCGTCGGCGGCGGCGGTGAGGCGGGCGGCGATCTCGGCCTCGGGCGCGGGCAGCGACACGTGGATGACCGCGATGGATGCCGGCAGCTGCCCCGGAAGCGTCAGCGGCACCGCGACGGAGCGCAGCGACGACACGACCTCGTCGTGGCTGACGGCGTAGCCGCGGGCGCGCGCGGTGTCGATCTCCGCGCGCACGGCATCCGGAACCGAGTCCGGCCACGCCGCATCCGGCAGCGCCTGCAGGATGGCCTTGCCCGGCCCGCCGCGCGTGATCGGGTGCCGGTGCCCCGGCCGATACGAGACGACCGCCATCGAGCGGCGGGGCGCCGCGCTGACGAGCGTAACCGCCTCTTCGGGGTCGGCGAGGACGGCGATGAGGCAGGTCATCCCGAGTTCGTCGGCGACCTCGTTGAGCTCGGGCAGCGCGATCTGCTGCAGATCGCGGGCGACGCCGGCGGCGAGCGCGGCCAGGCCGGTGCCGAGGGCGACGCGCCCGGCCGCGTCGCGGATGACGAGGCCGTGCGACTCGAGTGTGCGCAGCAGCCGATAGGCGACCGAGCGGTGCACGCCGAGTGCGACGGCGAGTTCGTCGATCGTGAGGTCGCGTTCCGAGGCGGCGAGGACTTCGAGGATGCGGATGCCGCGCGAGAGCGTCTGCGAGCCCGCGGTTCCCGCAGTGGATGCCGTCATGCCGCCCCTTCCCTTGCGCGTTCGATACTAGGACACTCCGATCGCTATCCGCACACGCCGGTGCACCGGCATCCACCCGCCCGACGGCCTCGCGCCGCCCTCTGGCCCCCGCCCGCCCCACCCGCGTAGCGTAGAGCCCGTGCCAACACCGCCTGCGACCGCGAAGAAGCCCACCGAACGCATCCACCACGGCGACGTCTTCGTCGACGACTACGAGTGGCTCCGCGAGAAGGATGACCCCGAGGTGCTCGCGCATCTGCATGAGGAGAACGCGTACACGCAGGCGAAGACGGAGCATCTGGCGGTGCTGCGGGAGCAGATCTTCGAGGAGATCAAGGCGCGCACGAAGGAGACGGACCTGTCCGTGCCGTCGCGGGAGGGCGAGTGGTGGTATTACACGCGCACCGTGGAGGGGCTGCAGTACGGCATCCACTGCCGCGTGCCGGCCGGCGGCCCGGATGAGTGGGAGCCGCCCGCCCTGCCCGAGGACGGTTCGGCGCTGCCGGGCGAGCAGGTCCTGCTCGACGACAATGCCGAGGCGGAGGGGCACGAGTTCTATTCGCTCGGCAGCTTCGACATCAGCGACGACGGCACGATGCTGCTGTACGCGGTCGACACGGCCGGCGACGAGCGGTACACGATCCGTCTGCGCGCCGTCGACGGCTCGGGGCGCGAGTTCGCCGACGAGATCCCGGGCACGGCGGGCGGCGCGTTCTTCGCCCCCGGCGGGCGGTACCTGTTCTATTCGACGGTGGATGACTCGTGGCGACCCGACACGGTGTGGCGGCACGAGGTGGGTGCGGATCCGGCCGGCGACACGGTCGTCTTCCACGAACCCGACGAGCATTTCTGGCTGGGCGCGGGCCTGACCCGCAGCCGCCGTTACCTGCTCATCGAGGCCGGCTCGAGCATCACGAGCGAGACCCGCATCCTGGACGCCGCCGATCCCACGGGGCAGTTCCGCGTCGTCTGGCCGCGGGAGGAGGGCGTCGAGTACGACGTCGAGCATCTCGTCACCGCCGACGGGCACGACCGTCTGCTGATCGTGCACAACGGCGGCGGGGCGGTCAACTTCGAGCTGGTGAGCGTCGACGCCGACGACCCGCAGGGGGCGCGGCGGGTCGTGATCCCGCATTCGCCGATGATCCGCCTCGAGGGGGTGGATGCGTTCGCCGGCTTCGTCGCCGTCCAGTACCGTCGCGAGGGCCTGCCGCGCGTCGCGGTCGCCGCGCTGCCCGCGGCCGGTGCGGTCGTCGAGGGCCGCCGCCTGGACGACACCCCGCACGAGCTCCGCTTCGACGAGGAGCTCGTCGCGGTAGGCCTGGCCGGCAACCCGGCCTGGGAGCAGCCGTCGCTCCGCCTCTCCTACATGAGCTTCGTCACGCCGCCGACCGTGTACGACTACCTGGTCGCCACCGGCGAGCTGCGCCTGCGGAAGCGTCGCGAGGTGCTCGGCGGTTACGATCCCGCCGACTACGAGCAGCGGCGCGCATGGGCCACCGCCGACGACGGCGCCCGCATCCCGATCTCCCTCGTCTACCGCCGCGACCTCGTCACGCCCGGCACGCCGGCGCCGATGCTGCTCTACGGCTACGGCTCCTACGAGCACTCCCTCGACCCGCTGTTCAGCGCCGGGCATCTGTCGTTCCTCGACCGCGGCATGGTGTTCGCCGTCGCGCACGTCCGCGGCGGCGGCGAGATGGGCCGCCTCTGGTACGAGCACGGCAAGAAGCTCGACAAACGCAACACCTTCACCGACTTCATCGCCTGCGCCCGGCAGCTGATCGACGACGACTGGACGGCCCCGGACCGCCTCGTCGCCCAGGGTGGCAGCGCCGGAGGCCTGCTCATGGGGGCGGTGGCGAACATGGCGCCGGGCCTGTTCAGCGGCATCGTCGCGCAGGTGCCGTTCGTGGATGCGCTCACCTCGATCCTCGATCCGGAGCTGCCGCTCACGGTCATCGAGTGGGACGAGTGGGGCGACCCGCTGCACGACCCCGAGGTCTACGCCTACATGAAGTCGTACACTCCGTACGAGAACGTGCACGAGACGACGTACCCGCCCATCCTCGCCGTCACCTCGCTGAACGACACCCGCGTCCTCTACGTCGAACCGGCGAAGTGGGTCGCGAAGCTCCGCGAGGTCGGCGCCGACCCGCTGCTGAAGATCGAGATGAACGCCGGCCACGGCGGCGTCTCGGGGCGCTACTCGGCATGGCGCGAGGCCGCGTTCTCGATGGCGTGGGCGGTGGATGCCGCCGGCGCACGGCCCAGCGGCGAATAGCGCGCCGGGTGTGGATGCCGGAGGGCGCTGCCCCGGCATCCACACCCGCCTGCACGCCCCGCCGGCCCTCTGCGCGCGCCCGCCCCGCGCGCCCTTCCCGACGTGAGTGGACAAGAATGCAGGGTGCGGGCGCTCCGCAACCCTGCATATGCGTCCACTCACCGGGCGACGCGGGCGGCGAACGCCATCGCGGGGCGCCGCCGGGTCACCCGGCGCCGGTCAGCTCGCGCGCGCCGTGAACGCCGCGACGAGCGCGACGCCGGCCATGATCGCGGTCATCGCCGCATAGCCGCCGACGCCGCCGGCGACGGCCGGGCCGATCGCGGGGGCGAGCGCCATCATGATCGTCACGGGCGCCGCGAAGACACCGTTGATCGCACCGTAGCTGCGGGTTCCCCACCGGTCGGCGACGGCGGAGGCCTGCACGAGGGTCTGCGCTCCGCGCACGGCACCGGCCAGCATCCCGATCGCGACGAGCAGCCACGGCGGCCCCGGCACGACCGCGAGGAGGCCGAGGCACACGGCGGTGACGACGGCGACGATCGCGAGCGGCATCCACGGGGCGACGCGTCGCGGCACGACGAGGAACAGCAACCGCCCGACGACCTGCCCGGCCCCGATGAGCCCGAGCGCGAGGGCGGCCAGCTCGAAGCCGAAGCCCTTCTCCATGTACAGCGGCACGGCCGCGAGCGTCGCACTGAACGATGCGGCGACGATGCCGAGCATCGTGATCTCGAGCATCCAGAACCGGCGGGTGCGAAGCACGGCGCGCACCGGGTCTGCGGGTTCGGGGGTGGATGCCGCGGCGCGCCGCTCCGGCCAGCGCCGCTCGAGCGAGAACCAGGTCACCGGCAGCGCGACGACGGCGAGGATTCCGGCGAGCACGAGGAACGTCGCCCGCCAGTCGAGGCCGCCGAGGAGCGCCGCGACGATCGGCGCGAACACCGTCGAGGCGAGCCCGCCCGCGAGCGTCAGCACCGTCAGCGGCAGTTGCGTGCCCGCCCCGTGCCGGCGGATGACGACCGTGAACACCGCCTGGTACAGCAGCGTCGACTGCGCGAGCCCGCACACGATCCACGCCGCGAGGAACACCCACAGGTTCGGCGCGAGCGCGACCCCGACGACGCCGGCGACGCCGAGCGCGGTGCCCGCCGTCATGACCGTGCGGGGGCCGCGCGCATCCAGCATCCGCCCCACCGGGATGCCGGCGATCGCCGACGCGACCAGCCCGGCCGAGAACGCCGACGTCACCGCGAGCACCGGCCAGCCCGTCTCGCGCGCCACCTCGGGCGCGGCGACGATCATCGCGTAATAGAGGATGCCCCACGCGACGACCTCGAGCAGCGACAGCGCCCCCAGCCGCACGGCGTCGCCGCGCGTGAGGCGCGTGCGCTTCGGGCGGGGTGCTGGTGCGCGAGGTGCGTCGGTGTCGGGTGTGGATGCCGCGGGCGCTGCGGCCGCGGGTGCCGCGGAATCCGGGACGGATGCTTGCCCTGCCGACACGCCCCCGCGCTGCGGGTCGGCGGGGTCGGGCTCGGGCATCGCGTCCACGCTACCCCTGCTCCCGTACGCTCGATGCATGAACGTCACCACTCGCCACGGCGCCACCGTGCTCACGCTCGCAGCCGACGGGCCGGCGATCGACTCGGCCGGTCAGGCGAACGACCTCATCGGCGACGCCTGGTCGGCGACGGCCGACACCGTGGTCGTGCCGGCATCCCGCCTCGGCACAGCATTCTTCGACCTCTCGACCCGGGTCGCCGGCGAGATCACGCAGAAGCTCGTGAACTACCGCATCCGCTTCGTCGTCCTCGGCGATGTGACCGCCGAACGCGCCCGCAGTGACGCCTTCGACGCCTACGTGTGGGAATCGAACCGCGGCACCCAGATCTGGTTCCTCCCCGACACCGCCGCCCTCGACGCCCGCCTCGCCGCCGCCGCGCGCTGACCGCGCGCGCCGAACCTCCATCGGGAGGGCGCCGGCCGTTCGCCGGTCGAGTAGCGAGGCACGAGCGTATCGAGACCATCGGTTGGTCTCGATACGGCGCTGTCGCGCCTACTCGACCGGCGGTGGCGGCGCTGTCGCGCCTACTCGACCGGCGGTGGCGGCGCGAGCGCCCGGGCGACACCGCAGGGCGGGCGCGGCGCGCGGGCGCATCGGTGCCGGGGCGCACGAGCGGCGGCGCACCCCGGCATCCGCACCCGGTCAGTGGTGGGTCGGGAACCCGAGGTCGACCTGGGACTCGGTCGGTTCGGGCCAGCGGCTGGTGACGACCTTGCGGCGAGTGAAGAAGTTGAACGCCTCGGGGCCGTACATGTGGGTGTCGCCGAAGAGGGAGTCCTTCCAGCCGCCGAACGAGAACGCCCCGACGGGGACGGGGATCGGCACGTTCACGCCGACCATGCCGACCTCGATGTCGAACTCGAAGGAGCGGGCCGTCGCGCCGTCGCGGGTGAAGACGGCGACGCCGTTCGCGTACCGGTTGGCGTTGATGAGCTCGACGGCGTCTTCGTACGAGGGCACGCGCACGACCGAGAGCACCGGGCCGAAGATCTCCTCGTCGTAGACGCGCATGCCGGGTTCGACGCGATCCAGCAGCGAAGGCCCGATGAAGAATCCGCCGCCGTCGAAGTGCTTCTCACGACCGTCGACGACGACGGTGGCGCCTTCGCCGGCGGCTCCGGCGACGTATCCGGTGACGCGTTCCAGGGCGGCGTCGGTGATGAGCGGGCCCATCTCGCTGGCCGGATCGGTGCCGTCGCCGATGACGAGGTCGGCCATCCGCGAGCCGATCTTCTCGATCACGGGGTCGGCGCTGTCGCCGACGGCGACGAGCACCGAGACGGCCATGCAGCGTTCCCCGGCCGACCCGAACGCGGCCGACACGGCGGCGTCGGCGGCGGCGTCGAGATCGGCGTCGGGCATGACGACCATGTGGTTCTTCGCCCCGCCGAGAGCCTGGACGCGCTTGCCCTGCTCGGCGGCGCGCGTGTAGATGTACTTCGCGATCGGGGTGGATCCGACGAACGAGACCGACTTGACCGTCGGGTGGTCGAGGATCGCGTCGACGGCGGTCTTGTCGCCGTGGACGACGTTCAGGATGCCGTCCGGCACACCCGCTTCGAGGAACGCCTCGGCAAGCCACACGGCGGCCGAGGGGTCGCGTTCCGAGGGCTTCAGGATGACGGCGTTCCCGGCGGCGATCGCCGTCGTCACCATCCACAGCGGCACCATCGCGGGGAAGTTGAACGGCGTGATGCAGGCGACCACGCCGAGCGGCTGGCGCACCTGGTGCACGTCGACGCCGCTGGAGACCTGCTCGGAGTATTCGCCCTTCAGGTGGTGCATGAGGCCGGCGCAGAACTCGACGTTCTCCAGGCCGCGGGCGACCTCGCCGAGCGCGTCGTCGACGGTTTTGCCGTGCTCGGCGGTGATGATGCGGGCGAGCTCCTCCCGCCGCGACTGGATCACCTCGCGCAGGCGGAACATGATCTGCTGGCGCTTGACGAGCCCGGTCGCGCGCCAGGCGCGCTGCGCGGCCGCCGCGGACTGCACGGCGGCATCCACTCGGGCCGGGTCGGCGAGCACGACCTCGCCGGACTGCTGCCCGGTCGCGGGGTTGAAGACGGGCGCGCGGCGTTCGCCGGCGTCGACGCGTGAACCGCCGATGACGTGCGGGATGACGGTGAGGCCTGCGGCGGCTTGCTCGGCCGGGGCGGTGGCGGTATCGGTCATGATGGTCCTTTCTCGGGTGCGGATGCCGGCGCGCGCGTCACTCGGCGGTCGCGGGGGCCGGGTCGGGCTCGAAGCCGGCGACGGTGCCGTCGGCGCTCGCGTACTTCACGATGAGCGAACAGTCCTTGCCGCCGTAGCCCTCTTCGATGAGCTGCTCGAACTGGTCGAGGGCGAGGTGGGCGGCCGGCAGGTGCAGGCCGGCGCCGTCGCCTGCGGCGAGCGCGAGCGAGACGTCCTTCTGCGCGAGCAGGGTCGAGAAGGTGGCGTCGAAGTCGTGGTTCGCGGCCGAGGAGTCGACGATCCCGGGCACGGGGTACCAGGTGCGCATGGCCCACGAGTCGCCGGAGGAGACGCGGGCGATGTCCCAGAACGTCTTCGCGTCGAGGCCCATGGATGCGGCCAGTTGCGAGCCTTCGGAGGCGGCGAGCAGCGAGATGAACAGCATCATGTTGTTCGCGAGTTTGGCGGCGATGCCCATGGTGGGGCCGCCGACCGCGAAGATGTTGCCGGCCATGGGCTCGACGTAGCCGCGGGCTTCGGCGACGTCGGCGTCGGCGCCGCCGAGCATGAAGGTGAGGGTGCCGGCGGCGGCGCCCGAGATCCCGCCGGAGACGGGGGCGTCGACGAAGCGGAAGCCGAGTTCGGCCGAGTGCTCGTGGCAGTACCTGGAGGTTTCGACGTCGACCGTCGAGCAGTCCATGAGCAGGGCGGTCTTGGGCGCGTTGGCCCAGACGCCGCCGTCGCCTTCGAACACCTGGCGCACGTGGGCGCCCTTGGGCAGGCTCGTGAAGACGGCGTCGGCGTCGGCGACGGCGTCGGCGGTGGATGCCGCGATCCGCACCCCATGCGCCTCCGCGGCCGCCTTGGCGCCCTCGTCGAGGTCGTACCCGACGACCTCGTGGCCGGCGCCCACCAGGTTCGCGGTCATCGGGCCGCCCATGTTGCCCAGCCCGATCCATGCGATCTTCGCCATCGTGTCCTCCTCGACGTCTTCGGCGTGAAGTGCGAGCCGCGACCCGCGGCGGGCCGTGCCCGCGTGCGGTGCGGGCGGTGCGTGCTCGCGGCGCCAGGGGCGCCGTTCCCCTCACGATACGTTCGCGACGCATGATCGCTCAATGCACATTCGTCCGGGAATCTTGCACCGCGGCCGTGCATTCATGCACGATGGTGCCGTGCCCTCACGCGACCCGAACCCGGAATGGCTCATGACCTTCCTCGCTGTCGCGCGCCTCGGCAAGTACACCGCGGCCGCGCAGGTGCTCGGCGTCAACCATTCGACGGTCTCGCGCCGCATCGCCGCCCTCGAGGACGCGATGGGCGGCCACGTCCTCACCCGCACCGCCGCCGGCTGGGAGGCGACGCTGCTCGGGCAGCGCGCCCTCGCCGTCGCCGAACGCATCGAGACCGATCTGGCCGGCCTCGTCACCGACGACGACACCGGTCTGGGGGGTCTCGTGCGCATCGCCGCACCCGACGCGTTCACCGCCCTGCACCTGGTGCCGGCGATCGCCCCGTTGCAGGAAACGCATCCGGGTCTCGCGTTCGAACTCATCAGCGCGACCCAGCGCGTTCGCCAGCACCGATCCGGGGTCGACATCGAGATCGCCGTCGGTCGCCCGCACGTGCGCAAGGCCCTCGCGACCCCGCTGCTGGAGTACATGCTCGCACTGTATGCCGCCCCGGAGTACCTCGAACGGCATGGCGCACCGGCATCCATCGCCGGCCTCGCCCACCACCGCGTCGCCTACTACATCGACTCGGCCCTGCAGGTCGACGAGCTCGACGCCGCCGGCGCGCGCCTGCCCGAACCGGCCCCGAGCATCCGCTCGACCTCGGTCTTCGCCCACCTCGCCGCCGCGCAGGCCGGCGCCGGCATCGGGCTGCTGCCCGACTTCCTCGCCGCAGCCGATCCACGCCTCGTGCGCGTGCTGCCCGACGAGTACGAGCACACCCTCGCCTACTGGGCCGTCACCCGCGAGGAGGCGCTGCGGAACCCCGCGGTCGCCGCCGCGTTCCGCGCCATCGTGGAGCACCGGCCGGCGTAGGCGGCGCGGGGGCGCTGGGCGCGCGCGACGCGGCCACGCGCTGCGCACCGACCGGGCCGGGCACACGCGCTGCGCGCGCCCGTCACCGATTCGGGGATCGCCACGGAATCGGATGGATAGGGCTGGATGCATCCGGATCCGTGGTGATCCCCGGATCCGTGGCGGGATGCCGAGGCGCGCGCGCACGCAAGCCGCCGCGCACAGCAGATGTGACCGCGCCCGGCGCAGGCGGGCACACGCGCTGCGCGCTCGCCACCGATTCGGAGATCGCCACGGATTCGGATGGATAGGGCTGGATGCATCCGGATCCGTGGTGATCCCCGGATCCGTGGCGGGATGCCGAGGCGCGCGCGCACGCAGGCCGCCGCGCACAGCAGATGTGACCGCGCCCGGCGCAGGCGGGCACACGCGCTGCGCGCTCGCCACCGATTCGGAGATCGCCACGGATTCGGATGGATAGGGCTGGATGCATCCGGATCCGTGGTGATCCCCGGATCCGTGGCGGGATGCCGAGGCGCGCGCGCACGCAAGCCGCCGCGCACAGCAGATGTGACCGCGCCCGGCGCAGGCGGGCACACGCGCTGCGCGCTCGCCACCGATTCGGAGATCGCCACGGATTCGGATGGATAGGACTGGATGCATCCGGATCCGTGGTGATCTCCGGGTCCGTGGCGGGATGCCGAGGTGCGTGCGCACAGCAGTGCAGGGTGCACGCGGGCCGGCCGCGCACAGCGATACGGTGCACGAGGGCCGTCGCACACAGCGGCGCGGCACGCGGGCCGGCCGCGCACAGCGATACGGTGCACGAGGGCCGTCGCACACAGCGGCGCGGCACGCACGCGGGCGCTCGACCACGCGAGAGTCGCTGGCGAAGGCCCGCGCATCAGCCGAATGCCCGGGCGGATGCCCGGCGCAGTGGATGCCGCGGGCGCACCGCCCCGGTCTTCCCCGGCCCTTCCGCGCACGTCCGTTCTGCGCATGCCCCTTCTGCGCAATGCAGGAGCCTGCGCGTGTCGCGCCCACGTGCGCCCATCCACGGGCTGCGACACGCCGAGTACGCTCCTGCATTGCGCAACGTTCGACGGCGCCGTGGCGCGTGCCGGTTCCGCAACGCGCTGCCCGTCCCGGCGCGGTCGGCACCGGTCAGGCGCAACGCCCTGGATGCCGTGCCGGCTCAGACCTGCTGCACCGGCGACCCGTATGCGGCGACCATCGCGTCGGAGCTGAGCAGCGTGACGCCCTCGACACGGGACTGCCCGACGAGCATCCGGTCGAACGGGTCGCGATGCAGCGGCGGAAGTGCGGCCGCCTCGATCGCATGCTCGCTCGTGATCGGCAGTTCGAGGTATCCGGTCTCGATCAGGCCGCGCCGCAGCACTCGCGCGTCGACCGTGAAATCCGCGCGCCCCATCGGCTGCTTGATGCCGACCTCCCAGATGCTCGCGGCGCTGAACCAGATCGCGTTCGCCTCGTCCTCGATATGCGCCCGTGCCGCATCCGGCAGCCGTTCCGGTTCGTAGGCGGCCCACAGCAGCAGCTGGGTGTCGAGCAACGCGATCATGCGACGGGGCCCATGCCGAAGCCGGCGGCGATCTCGTCGGCGGCCCAGGCGTCGAAGTCGTCGGGAATGGTCGCCTGCCCGCTGAGGAAGCCGAGGCGGGAAACGGCGTGCTCGGGTGCGCCGAGGCGGGTCAGCTTCGCGACCGGCGCGCCCGCCTTCGCGATCACGATGGTCTCACCGTCGCGGGCCGCTTCGACGAGCTTCGAGAAGGTCGTCTTCGCCTCGTGGATGTTGACCGTGCGTGCGCTCATGGTGCCTCCGGACTAAGTCTACCTGACTAAGTTTGGGTGCCGCGAGCGCGCGGTGGATGCGGCACCCCCGCGCCGGCGCCGGCCCCGCCGCGCGCACCACCGAATCGGAGATCGCCACGGAATCGGATGGATAGGGCTGGATGCATCCGGATCCGTGGCGATCTCCGGACCCGTGGCGGGGCCGAGGTGTGCGCACACAGCAGTGCGGCCCACGCGGGCCGACCGCGCATCGCGGTGCGGCGCGCACGGCAGATGCGGCCGCGCCGGATACAGACGGGTGCACGCGATGCGCGCACCACCGAATCGGAGATCGCCACGGATTCGGATGGATAGGACTGGACGCATCCGAATCCGTGGCGATCTCCGGACCCGTGGCGGGATGCCGAGGCGCGCAGCGGTGCGGCCCACGCGGGCCGGCCGCGCGCAGCGGTGCGGCCCACGCGGGCCGACCGCGCACAGCAGATGCGGCGCGGGCCGGCCGCGCACAGGAGGCCGACCGCGCGCAACAGTGCGGCGCACCCGCCCGCGCGCAGCGGTGCCGGGGCGCGCAGCGCGCCCCG belongs to Agromyces archimandritae and includes:
- a CDS encoding FAD-binding monooxygenase, whose amino-acid sequence is MQFHHYGYVSEDPNVQPAAGVGLNRSPELPDEMDVLIVGAGPAGVIAAAQLAQFPNIDTRIIDRRDGRLPIGQADGIQARSVETFQAFGFAERIIAEAYRITEMAFWKPDTDHPENIVRTARPADDPSGVSEFPHLIVNQARVLDYYSEVAANGPARLTTDWGWNFVSLEIGEGEYPVAVTLERTAGEDAGTPAGTRRTVHAKYVIGADGAHSGVRDSIGAKHIGGVSQHAWGVMDVLANTDFPDIRTKCAIQSHDGGSILHIPREGGYLFRMYVDLGEVAPDDNGAVRKTSIDEIIARANQIMHPYTVDVKNVAWSSVYEVGHRVTDRFDDVPVDAAGTRTPHVFITGDACHTHSAKAGQGMNVSMQDGWNIAWKLAHVLDGRAPESLLSTYSAERQVVAQNLIDFDREWSTLMAKRPEEFENPSELEDFYVRTAEFPAGFMTEYTPSMIVSGEAEQALATGFPLGKRFKSAPVVRVGDANPVHLGHHHRADGRWRVYAFADAPVAGAPSKLGAWADWMLTSPESPLAAHTPEGADLDSVFDVKVVYQQQHPEVDLGAVPAVFLPKVGPFQITDYEKVYATSPEEDIFESRGISREGAVVVVRPDQYVAHVLPLTATAELAAFFEGALLPRRAAVGA
- a CDS encoding IclR family transcriptional regulator gives rise to the protein MTASTAGTAGSQTLSRGIRILEVLAASERDLTIDELAVALGVHRSVAYRLLRTLESHGLVIRDAAGRVALGTGLAALAAGVARDLQQIALPELNEVADELGMTCLIAVLADPEEAVTLVSAAPRRSMAVVSYRPGHRHPITRGGPGKAILQALPDAAWPDSVPDAVRAEIDTARARGYAVSHDEVVSSLRSVAVPLTLPGQLPASIAVIHVSLPAPEAEIAARLTAAADAIARAYGA
- a CDS encoding S9 family peptidase, with translation MPTPPATAKKPTERIHHGDVFVDDYEWLREKDDPEVLAHLHEENAYTQAKTEHLAVLREQIFEEIKARTKETDLSVPSREGEWWYYTRTVEGLQYGIHCRVPAGGPDEWEPPALPEDGSALPGEQVLLDDNAEAEGHEFYSLGSFDISDDGTMLLYAVDTAGDERYTIRLRAVDGSGREFADEIPGTAGGAFFAPGGRYLFYSTVDDSWRPDTVWRHEVGADPAGDTVVFHEPDEHFWLGAGLTRSRRYLLIEAGSSITSETRILDAADPTGQFRVVWPREEGVEYDVEHLVTADGHDRLLIVHNGGGAVNFELVSVDADDPQGARRVVIPHSPMIRLEGVDAFAGFVAVQYRREGLPRVAVAALPAAGAVVEGRRLDDTPHELRFDEELVAVGLAGNPAWEQPSLRLSYMSFVTPPTVYDYLVATGELRLRKRREVLGGYDPADYEQRRAWATADDGARIPISLVYRRDLVTPGTPAPMLLYGYGSYEHSLDPLFSAGHLSFLDRGMVFAVAHVRGGGEMGRLWYEHGKKLDKRNTFTDFIACARQLIDDDWTAPDRLVAQGGSAGGLLMGAVANMAPGLFSGIVAQVPFVDALTSILDPELPLTVIEWDEWGDPLHDPEVYAYMKSYTPYENVHETTYPPILAVTSLNDTRVLYVEPAKWVAKLREVGADPLLKIEMNAGHGGVSGRYSAWREAAFSMAWAVDAAGARPSGE
- a CDS encoding MFS transporter, which codes for MPEPDPADPQRGGVSAGQASVPDSAAPAAAAPAASTPDTDAPRAPAPRPKRTRLTRGDAVRLGALSLLEVVAWGILYYAMIVAAPEVARETGWPVLAVTSAFSAGLVASAIAGIPVGRMLDARGPRTVMTAGTALGVAGVVGVALAPNLWVFLAAWIVCGLAQSTLLYQAVFTVVIRRHGAGTQLPLTVLTLAGGLASTVFAPIVAALLGGLDWRATFLVLAGILAVVALPVTWFSLERRWPERRAAASTPEPADPVRAVLRTRRFWMLEITMLGIVAASFSATLAAVPLYMEKGFGFELAALALGLIGAGQVVGRLLFLVVPRRVAPWMPLAIVAVVTAVCLGLLAVVPGPPWLLVAIGMLAGAVRGAQTLVQASAVADRWGTRSYGAINGVFAAPVTIMMALAPAIGPAVAGGVGGYAAMTAIMAGVALVAAFTARAS
- a CDS encoding DUF4180 domain-containing protein; protein product: MNVTTRHGATVLTLAADGPAIDSAGQANDLIGDAWSATADTVVVPASRLGTAFFDLSTRVAGEITQKLVNYRIRFVVLGDVTAERARSDAFDAYVWESNRGTQIWFLPDTAALDARLAAAAR